The Cylindrospermopsis curvispora GIHE-G1 genome contains a region encoding:
- a CDS encoding RNA polymerase sigma factor, producing MQIPSFPETNHPLVKSLFEQTDQELLDLFQRYPDSGRYFTAIFARYHPIVYTLIQHSAKSPVQADYLFALTWQQIYYEMRELSLEQPITEKETLSLQNWLINMTAFCINRISVPPAEAIHYSIKETSPPLWCYLQQALDKLPPVLRVVLLMAQTFHWSETRIAAYLQAEGENISIVQVSDLLQQSYQMLEEKLDPDIRDIYLENGRN from the coding sequence GTGCAAATTCCCTCCTTTCCCGAAACCAATCACCCCTTGGTGAAATCCCTATTTGAGCAAACCGATCAAGAACTGCTGGATCTGTTTCAGCGCTATCCGGATAGTGGTCGATATTTCACAGCCATATTTGCTCGTTATCATCCCATAGTTTACACCCTGATTCAACACTCAGCGAAATCTCCCGTTCAAGCAGACTATTTATTTGCCCTGACCTGGCAACAGATATACTATGAAATGAGAGAACTTTCTCTGGAGCAACCAATAACCGAGAAAGAAACATTAAGCTTGCAAAACTGGTTAATTAACATGACAGCCTTTTGTATTAATCGAATCAGTGTACCACCAGCAGAAGCAATTCACTACTCTATAAAAGAAACCTCACCTCCGCTTTGGTGCTATTTACAGCAAGCACTAGATAAACTACCACCTGTTCTACGGGTGGTTTTGCTAATGGCGCAAACCTTCCATTGGAGTGAGACCCGAATTGCTGCTTATTTACAAGCAGAGGGAGAAAATATTTCCATAGTACAGGTAAGTGATTTATTACAACAGAGCTACCAGATGTTAGAAGAAAAATTGGACCCTGATATTCGAGATATTTACTTAGAAAATGGGAGAAATTAA